The Methylacidimicrobium sp. B4 genome contains a region encoding:
- the hypD gene encoding hydrogenase formation protein HypD encodes MKLLSEYRDPELVRRLLGKIEEPLTRSWRIMEVCGGQTHNLVKYGILSLLPQAITLVHGPGCPVCVTPRRLIDQAVELAERGVVLCSYGDMLRVPGSRKSLREAKAGGADVRMLYSPLEAVRIARENPGREVVFFAVGFETTAPANGLAVAHAAREGLRNFSLLSAHVLVPPAMEALLTDPDCRIDGFLAAGHVCTVMGCEEYEALAARHRVPIVVTGFEPLDLLQGILELVILLEEGRAEAKNAYGRVVRREGNPEARALLTRIFARVDREWRGIGTIPGSGLDLRSEWKAFDARVKFALDPERSEEAGECQAGKILKGILKPPQCPLFGKECTPIAPKGAPMVSSEGACAAYFHFAGVASGAETKESAASAP; translated from the coding sequence ATGAAGCTGCTCTCCGAGTACCGCGATCCCGAGCTCGTCCGCCGGCTGCTGGGCAAGATCGAGGAGCCACTCACCCGTTCGTGGCGGATCATGGAGGTTTGCGGGGGCCAGACCCACAACCTGGTCAAGTATGGGATCCTCTCCCTTCTCCCCCAGGCGATCACGCTCGTCCATGGACCGGGCTGCCCCGTCTGCGTCACGCCCCGGCGGCTGATCGACCAGGCGGTGGAGCTCGCGGAGCGGGGAGTCGTCCTCTGCTCCTACGGGGATATGCTCCGGGTGCCCGGGTCGCGGAAGAGCCTCCGGGAAGCCAAGGCCGGCGGAGCCGACGTCCGGATGCTCTACTCTCCGCTCGAGGCGGTTCGGATCGCCCGGGAGAACCCCGGAAGAGAGGTTGTCTTCTTTGCGGTCGGCTTCGAGACGACGGCCCCCGCCAACGGCCTGGCGGTCGCCCATGCGGCCCGGGAGGGGCTGCGGAACTTTTCTCTGCTTTCGGCCCATGTGCTCGTCCCGCCCGCCATGGAGGCGCTCTTGACCGACCCCGACTGCCGGATCGACGGCTTCTTGGCCGCGGGCCATGTCTGTACGGTGATGGGCTGCGAGGAGTACGAGGCTTTGGCGGCGCGCCACCGGGTCCCGATCGTGGTGACGGGCTTTGAGCCGCTCGACCTTCTCCAAGGGATCCTCGAGCTGGTCATTCTTCTGGAAGAGGGAAGGGCGGAGGCGAAAAACGCCTACGGTCGCGTCGTCCGGCGGGAGGGGAATCCGGAGGCGCGAGCCCTGCTCACGAGGATCTTCGCGCGAGTCGACCGGGAGTGGAGGGGGATCGGAACGATCCCGGGGAGCGGGCTCGACCTGCGCTCCGAGTGGAAGGCCTTCGACGCGCGCGTCAAGTTTGCTCTCGATCCGGAAAGGAGCGAGGAAGCGGGGGAGTGCCAGGCGGGAAAGATCCTCAAGGGGATCCTCAAGCCGCCCCAATGCCCGCTCTTCGGGAAGGAGTGCACCCCGATCGCCCCCAAGGGGGCGCCGATGGTCTCCTCGGAGGGAGCCTGCGCCGCCTACTTCCATTTCGCCGGGGTCGCCTCGGGCGCCGAGACCAAAGAATCCGCAGCCTCTGCCCCATGA
- the hypF gene encoding carbamoyltransferase HypF, with product MTSRAARRIHLDGKVQGVGFRPFVYRLARESGLAGWVSNGLDGVDIRVEGEVEALDRFCAALLRDYPPIAVVTRAEIEEAPLGEDGGFVVRESRRVGRATVLLLPDLDLCERCRQEMNDPGNRRFHYPFITCTECGPRYSILRGLPYDRERTTMEPFRMCPECAREYGDPADRRFHSQTNSCPSCGVRVELLDPRGTPLASGSGAIEEAAQRIGRGEIVALKGVGGYLLLVDATDPRAVAELRRRKRRPSKPFALLFPDLAAARREARVGPEEERWLLCREKPVVILGRREGPSRIAAGVAPGEETLGIMLPSAPLPALLLDRLRGPVVATSANLSESPILATEEELLGSLGSVVDAVLSHNRGIESALDDSVVRLSPFLAKPLLLRRARGFAPLFLPGGFAVDPDAAILAMGAQRKATVTLAHQGNLTLSQDLGDLESWEAQENFRRQVAHLCRLLAFEPRRIVVDLHPGYASVEEGLARARERGLPVERVQHHRAHFWAVLAEHSLLWERQPVLGAVWDGTGLGEDGTIWGGEFFLWREGQMERMAHLEEFPLLLGEKAIREPRLSALALWGSCASMRERLEARFRPAEWPIYQGLLAQGRFFRTTSVGRLFDGVASLLGLCDRASYEGEAAGRLETKALRYARSLGGVARWREEQPYPLPLLSGGVVSLEGLRAGIAGDLARSAPPEEIAFRFHRSLAELAGRVAESVGGQKLALAGGVFQNGLLVDLIEALWGERFSVYSCRDLSPNDESISFGQMIASAWANGELKEDNRVPAGRRVALPALHKEGS from the coding sequence GTGACCTCCCGGGCGGCGCGGCGGATCCATCTGGACGGCAAGGTCCAGGGAGTCGGCTTCCGCCCCTTCGTCTACCGGCTGGCGCGCGAGTCGGGGCTGGCAGGCTGGGTGAGCAACGGCCTCGACGGGGTCGACATCCGGGTGGAGGGGGAGGTCGAGGCGCTCGATCGCTTTTGCGCAGCCCTGCTCCGGGACTATCCGCCGATCGCCGTGGTGACCCGGGCCGAGATCGAGGAGGCGCCCTTGGGCGAGGATGGTGGGTTCGTGGTCCGAGAGAGCCGCCGGGTCGGGAGGGCGACGGTCCTGCTCCTTCCCGATCTCGACCTCTGCGAGCGCTGCCGGCAGGAGATGAACGACCCGGGGAACCGCCGCTTCCACTATCCCTTCATCACCTGCACCGAATGCGGCCCCCGCTACTCGATCCTCCGCGGGCTGCCCTACGACCGGGAGCGGACGACGATGGAGCCCTTCCGGATGTGTCCGGAATGCGCCCGGGAATATGGAGACCCCGCCGACCGGCGCTTCCACTCCCAGACCAACTCCTGCCCCTCTTGCGGGGTCAGGGTCGAGCTGCTCGATCCGCGGGGGACGCCGCTGGCCTCCGGAAGCGGGGCGATCGAGGAGGCGGCGCAGCGGATCGGACGGGGGGAGATCGTCGCGCTCAAGGGAGTCGGGGGCTACCTGCTGCTGGTCGATGCGACCGATCCGCGGGCGGTCGCCGAGCTGCGCCGGCGGAAGCGGAGGCCCTCCAAGCCCTTTGCGCTCCTCTTTCCTGACCTCGCGGCGGCCCGGAGGGAAGCCCGGGTCGGCCCGGAAGAGGAGCGGTGGCTCCTTTGCCGCGAGAAGCCGGTCGTGATCCTCGGTCGAAGGGAGGGGCCGAGCCGGATCGCCGCCGGAGTCGCTCCGGGAGAGGAGACCCTGGGCATCATGCTCCCCTCGGCTCCGCTGCCTGCCCTGCTTCTCGACCGGCTGAGGGGTCCGGTCGTGGCGACGAGCGCGAACCTCTCGGAGTCCCCGATCCTGGCGACCGAGGAAGAGCTCCTGGGTTCCCTGGGGAGCGTCGTCGATGCGGTCCTGAGCCACAACCGGGGGATCGAGAGCGCCCTGGATGATTCGGTGGTCCGGCTTTCTCCTTTTTTGGCCAAGCCCCTTCTCCTCCGCCGGGCCCGAGGCTTTGCCCCGCTCTTCCTGCCCGGGGGCTTCGCGGTCGACCCGGACGCGGCCATCCTCGCGATGGGGGCGCAGCGGAAGGCGACCGTCACCCTGGCCCACCAAGGGAACCTCACGCTCTCCCAGGACCTGGGGGATCTCGAGAGCTGGGAGGCGCAGGAGAACTTCCGCCGGCAGGTCGCCCATCTCTGCCGGCTGCTCGCCTTCGAGCCCCGGCGGATCGTGGTCGATCTCCATCCCGGCTACGCCTCGGTCGAGGAGGGCCTCGCCCGCGCGCGGGAGCGGGGGCTCCCCGTGGAGAGGGTGCAACACCACCGGGCCCATTTCTGGGCGGTCTTGGCGGAGCACTCCCTCCTTTGGGAACGGCAGCCGGTTCTGGGCGCGGTCTGGGACGGGACCGGGCTCGGCGAGGATGGGACGATCTGGGGAGGCGAGTTTTTCCTCTGGAGGGAAGGGCAGATGGAACGGATGGCCCATCTGGAGGAGTTTCCGCTGCTCCTGGGCGAGAAGGCGATCCGGGAGCCGCGCCTCTCGGCACTCGCCCTCTGGGGCTCCTGCGCGTCCATGCGGGAGCGGTTGGAGGCGAGGTTCCGGCCAGCCGAATGGCCGATCTACCAGGGCCTTCTCGCACAAGGCCGGTTTTTTCGGACGACGAGCGTCGGTCGGCTCTTCGACGGGGTGGCCAGCCTCCTGGGCCTCTGCGACCGCGCCTCCTACGAGGGCGAGGCGGCGGGCCGGCTCGAGACGAAGGCCCTCCGCTATGCGCGATCGCTCGGTGGAGTGGCGAGGTGGAGGGAGGAGCAACCCTACCCGCTGCCGCTCCTCTCCGGAGGGGTGGTGAGCCTCGAGGGCCTGCGCGCAGGGATCGCCGGGGATCTGGCTCGCAGTGCTCCCCCAGAGGAGATCGCCTTCCGCTTCCATCGTTCGCTCGCCGAGCTTGCGGGGCGGGTCGCCGAATCGGTGGGCGGCCAGAAGCTGGCGCTCGCCGGGGGGGTCTTCCAGAACGGGCTTCTGGTCGACCTGATCGAGGCTTTGTGGGGAGAGCGGTTCTCGGTCTATAGTTGCCGGGACCTTTCGCCCAACGACGAGAGCATCTCCTTCGGCCAGATGATCGCCTCGGCCTGGGCGAACGGAGAGCTCAAAGAGGACAACCGGGTGCCGGCGGGGCGAAGGGTGGCGCTCCCGGCGCTCCACAAGGAAGGGAGTTAG
- the hypA gene encoding hydrogenase maturation nickel metallochaperone HypA, translating into MHELALCRSILAILQEQAEQHHYKSVRRIELRVGPRAMVEPEVMAFSFGVASRGTLAEGALLEIRPVPAQAACLDCSYEGKVEKLAQACPRCGSYRLMLEEDIGLRLGEIEVD; encoded by the coding sequence ATGCACGAGCTCGCGCTCTGTCGATCGATTCTCGCGATTCTCCAGGAGCAGGCCGAGCAGCACCACTACAAGAGCGTCCGCCGGATCGAGCTGCGCGTGGGGCCCCGGGCGATGGTGGAGCCGGAGGTCATGGCCTTCTCGTTCGGGGTCGCCTCCCGCGGCACCCTGGCCGAAGGGGCGCTTCTCGAGATCCGGCCGGTCCCGGCCCAGGCGGCCTGCCTCGACTGCTCCTACGAAGGAAAGGTGGAGAAGCTTGCGCAAGCCTGCCCGCGTTGCGGGAGCTATCGGCTGATGCTCGAGGAGGACATCGGGCTCCGTCTCGGAGAGATCGAGGTCGATTGA
- a CDS encoding hydrogenase small subunit, whose amino-acid sequence MRVFGRGEGGGSADGIGARSESEYEALRRRCEERLRELEATEPLKQVHLPSLLRSEGMSRRTFLKWASATTALLFLPASFEKLVARAAAVMNRVPVIWVEYQDCAGNSEAILRADGPTIDELLLDVISLEYHETLMAPSGFQAEAQLEDALQAFRGKYILIVEGSIPTEGGFGFNGPRGESFLENLKRLSRDALAVIAVGSCASYGGIPAAYPNPTKAMGVWDIVKGKPIVNIPACPMNPANLIGVVLHYVLTGTLPELDYLLRPKFAFGYRIHDNCERRAHFDAGEYVEQWGDEGARNNFCLYKMGCKGPMTFNNCSIIRYNDGTNWPIGVGRGCIGCSEPGFWDKYAYERPMAGANIPVPGLWNMGIERSVDLLGVGLLTAAGAGIAIHAFLSAKYGKKSDEGAPGAPPKEKS is encoded by the coding sequence ATGCGAGTCTTCGGGAGAGGCGAAGGGGGGGGTTCGGCCGACGGGATCGGGGCGAGGAGCGAGTCCGAATACGAAGCGCTCCGCCGCCGGTGCGAAGAGCGCCTCCGGGAGCTCGAGGCTACCGAGCCGCTCAAGCAGGTCCATCTCCCCTCCCTCCTGCGGAGCGAGGGGATGAGCCGGCGCACCTTTCTCAAGTGGGCCTCGGCGACGACCGCTCTTCTCTTCCTGCCTGCGAGCTTCGAGAAGCTCGTCGCCCGTGCGGCAGCGGTCATGAACCGGGTGCCGGTCATCTGGGTCGAGTACCAGGATTGCGCGGGCAACTCGGAGGCCATCCTCCGCGCCGACGGCCCGACCATCGACGAGCTTCTCCTGGACGTGATCTCCCTCGAATACCATGAGACCCTGATGGCCCCGTCGGGCTTCCAGGCCGAGGCCCAGCTCGAGGATGCCCTCCAGGCATTCCGGGGGAAGTATATCCTGATCGTCGAAGGGTCGATTCCGACCGAAGGCGGCTTCGGGTTCAACGGCCCGCGCGGGGAGAGCTTCCTCGAGAACCTCAAGCGGCTCTCCCGGGATGCCCTGGCCGTCATCGCCGTGGGGAGCTGCGCCTCCTATGGCGGCATCCCCGCCGCCTATCCCAACCCGACCAAGGCGATGGGCGTCTGGGACATCGTCAAGGGAAAGCCGATCGTCAACATCCCCGCCTGCCCGATGAACCCCGCCAACCTGATCGGGGTCGTCCTCCACTATGTCCTGACCGGCACGCTCCCCGAGCTCGACTACCTCCTCCGGCCCAAGTTCGCCTTCGGCTACCGCATCCATGACAACTGCGAGCGACGCGCTCACTTCGACGCGGGCGAATATGTGGAGCAGTGGGGAGATGAGGGCGCCCGGAACAACTTCTGCCTCTACAAGATGGGCTGCAAAGGCCCGATGACCTTCAACAACTGCTCGATCATCCGCTACAACGACGGGACCAACTGGCCGATCGGGGTCGGCCGGGGATGCATCGGCTGCTCGGAGCCCGGCTTTTGGGACAAGTATGCGTACGAGCGTCCGATGGCCGGAGCCAACATTCCGGTTCCCGGCCTCTGGAACATGGGCATCGAGCGGAGCGTCGACCTTCTCGGCGTGGGCCTCTTGACCGCAGCCGGGGCCGGCATCGCGATCCACGCCTTCCTGAGCGCCAAATATGGGAAGAAATCGGACGAAGGCGCGCCCGGTGCCCCTCCCAAGGAGAAGTCATGA
- a CDS encoding DUF692 domain-containing protein, which produces MPLNRFNAHSRYGIGVGLRLPHYDHILREKPVVGWFELLSENFLSEGGRQRAVLDQILEQYRVVLHGLGLYFGSAGPLDRDHLRKLKALVRRTETPWFSDHLCWGSADGRYSHDLLPLPFTMATARHTAAKIRQAADFLEVPLSVENISSYMELRASTMTEWEFLSEVAEQADCGILLDVNNIYVVSQNHGFDPYTYLDQVPRDRVAQIHIGGHSRLSTHLLDTHDQPVADPVWKLYAHAIGRFGFTPTLLEWDDRIPPFEEVHREAHKADRFLASLAPTPAPGG; this is translated from the coding sequence ATGCCTCTCAACCGCTTCAACGCCCACTCTCGATACGGCATCGGCGTCGGCCTCCGTCTGCCCCACTACGATCACATCCTGCGGGAGAAGCCGGTGGTCGGCTGGTTTGAGCTCCTCTCCGAGAATTTCTTGTCCGAGGGCGGGAGGCAGCGGGCCGTGCTCGACCAGATCCTCGAGCAATACCGCGTCGTTCTCCATGGCCTCGGGCTCTACTTCGGCTCCGCTGGCCCCCTCGATCGCGACCACCTCCGGAAGCTCAAGGCGCTCGTCCGCCGGACGGAGACTCCCTGGTTCTCGGACCATCTCTGCTGGGGGAGCGCGGACGGACGCTATAGCCACGACCTCCTTCCCCTGCCGTTTACGATGGCGACCGCCCGTCATACCGCGGCCAAGATCCGCCAGGCCGCAGACTTCCTGGAGGTTCCCCTCTCCGTGGAGAACATCAGCAGCTACATGGAGCTGAGAGCGTCCACCATGACCGAATGGGAGTTCCTCTCCGAGGTCGCGGAACAGGCCGACTGCGGGATCTTGCTCGATGTCAACAATATCTACGTCGTAAGCCAAAACCACGGCTTCGATCCCTACACCTACCTCGACCAGGTCCCGCGCGATCGCGTCGCCCAGATCCACATCGGGGGCCATAGCCGCCTCTCGACCCACCTTCTCGACACCCACGATCAGCCGGTCGCCGATCCGGTCTGGAAGCTCTACGCCCACGCAATCGGCCGATTCGGTTTCACCCCCACCCTTCTCGAGTGGGACGACCGCATCCCCCCTTTTGAAGAAGTCCATCGTGAAGCCCACAAAGCCGACCGCTTCCTCGCCTCCCTCGCCCCGACCCCTGCCCCGGGCGGATAG
- the hypE gene encoding hydrogenase expression/formation protein HypE, which translates to MNPAFSCPLPKLDFSEIQLGHGSGGMLMQKLLEPLFGLFSHPALAEQHDGAIVSTAGRIAITTDSFVVSPLFFPGGDIGTLAVHGTVNDLAMCGARPRYLALGLILEEGLPIAELWKVLCSIGQAANDCSVAIVTGDTKVVERGKGDRIFLHTTGVGDLHPEAAISARRMEVGDRILLNGPVGDHGVAILSVREGLSFESAIESDTAPLHRTVLRLLDRFGSRIHFLRDATRGGVATVLAEAAQQGGKGIEVEEARIPVGEEVGSACELLGLDPLYVACEGRFVAVVAPEIAEEALLEIQQSGWPQAAAIGRVAAEHPGKTLLRSAIGGRRPLPLLPGEQLPRIC; encoded by the coding sequence ATGAATCCCGCGTTCTCCTGCCCGCTCCCGAAGCTCGACTTCTCGGAGATCCAGCTCGGCCATGGGAGCGGGGGGATGCTGATGCAAAAGCTCCTCGAGCCCCTTTTCGGACTCTTCTCCCATCCCGCGCTGGCCGAGCAGCATGACGGGGCGATCGTCTCTACGGCGGGCCGGATCGCGATCACGACCGACAGCTTCGTCGTCTCTCCCCTTTTCTTTCCGGGCGGGGACATCGGAACGCTCGCCGTCCACGGGACGGTCAACGACCTGGCGATGTGCGGCGCCCGGCCCCGTTATCTGGCGCTCGGCCTGATCCTGGAAGAGGGGCTTCCGATCGCCGAGCTCTGGAAGGTGCTCTGCTCGATCGGCCAGGCGGCCAACGACTGCTCGGTGGCGATCGTGACCGGGGACACCAAGGTCGTCGAGCGGGGCAAGGGCGACCGGATCTTCCTCCATACGACCGGGGTGGGCGATCTCCATCCGGAGGCCGCGATTTCCGCCCGGAGGATGGAGGTGGGCGACCGGATCCTGCTCAATGGGCCGGTGGGGGACCATGGGGTGGCGATCCTCTCGGTGCGCGAAGGACTCTCCTTCGAATCGGCGATCGAGAGCGACACCGCCCCGCTGCATCGGACCGTGCTCCGGCTGCTCGACCGGTTCGGATCCCGAATCCACTTTCTGCGGGATGCGACCCGGGGCGGAGTGGCGACCGTGCTGGCCGAGGCGGCTCAGCAGGGGGGCAAGGGAATCGAGGTCGAGGAAGCGCGCATTCCCGTGGGAGAGGAGGTCGGCTCCGCTTGCGAGCTCCTGGGGCTCGATCCCCTCTATGTGGCCTGCGAAGGGCGCTTCGTTGCGGTCGTGGCGCCCGAGATCGCCGAGGAAGCGCTGCTCGAGATCCAGCAGAGCGGATGGCCGCAGGCCGCTGCCATCGGTCGGGTGGCGGCCGAGCACCCGGGCAAGACGCTCCTGCGAAGCGCGATCGGCGGCAGGCGCCCGCTCCCGCTCCTCCCCGGGGAGCAGCTCCCGCGGATCTGCTAG
- a CDS encoding nickel transporter — MVDSLVAAATGAGVIAGVVHALTGPDHLAAIAPLSIERRSDAWRVGLSWGLGHSGGVWILSLLVFWLRDALPTAPLAHWGERLVGVVLVAIGLWSCRRALRSQIPFPVAQPKGTLSSDREAGGAHRHSHAPLGIGLLHGVAGSHHFLAALPVLALPNGVAAAGYIAGFGLGAILGMALFSWVLGRWVLLPAARGSRGFRAARLATGAFAIGIGVFWLWTGGI; from the coding sequence ATGGTCGACTCGCTGGTTGCCGCCGCTACGGGCGCGGGCGTCATTGCCGGAGTCGTGCATGCGCTCACCGGGCCGGATCACCTGGCGGCGATCGCGCCGCTCTCGATCGAGAGGCGGAGCGATGCCTGGCGGGTGGGACTTTCCTGGGGGCTCGGGCACAGCGGCGGAGTCTGGATCCTGAGCCTGCTCGTCTTCTGGCTGCGGGACGCCTTGCCGACGGCACCCCTCGCGCACTGGGGCGAACGGCTGGTCGGCGTCGTGCTCGTGGCGATCGGCCTCTGGTCCTGTCGGCGCGCTCTCCGGAGCCAGATCCCCTTTCCGGTCGCTCAGCCGAAGGGAACGCTCTCTTCCGACCGGGAAGCGGGCGGGGCGCACCGGCACTCCCATGCCCCGCTTGGCATCGGGCTCCTCCACGGCGTGGCGGGCAGCCACCATTTTCTCGCCGCCCTCCCGGTGCTCGCCCTGCCGAATGGGGTGGCGGCCGCGGGATACATCGCCGGTTTCGGGCTGGGGGCGATCCTCGGGATGGCGCTCTTTTCCTGGGTGCTGGGCAGATGGGTGCTCCTTCCCGCCGCACGCGGGAGTCGCGGCTTTCGTGCCGCCCGCCTGGCGACCGGGGCTTTTGCCATCGGGATCGGCGTCTTCTGGCTCTGGACGGGAGGGATCTAG
- a CDS encoding HypC/HybG/HupF family hydrogenase formation chaperone: MCLAIPGELKEIYTPFPDGFRMGRASFGGVVKEVNLELLPEARVGDYVLVHVGLAIARVDADEAEKTFALLREMGELEELGAEAAPATAAGAGEEGSP, encoded by the coding sequence ATGTGCTTGGCGATTCCTGGGGAATTGAAGGAGATCTACACCCCCTTTCCGGACGGCTTCCGGATGGGAAGGGCGAGCTTTGGCGGGGTAGTCAAGGAGGTCAACCTCGAGCTGCTGCCGGAGGCCCGGGTGGGCGATTATGTCCTGGTCCACGTGGGGCTGGCGATCGCCCGGGTCGATGCGGACGAGGCGGAGAAGACCTTCGCCCTGCTTCGGGAGATGGGGGAGCTCGAGGAGCTCGGGGCAGAAGCTGCGCCTGCGACCGCTGCCGGAGCGGGAGAAGAGGGATCGCCATGA
- a CDS encoding DNA-binding domain-containing protein translates to MKPTKPTASSPPSPRPLPRADSLEELRELQRLLFSCLTRPLGPEDRVQGERNPEESLVALAARLIRPSDRLAPFDRLEIYHRQYWLRLREALSEDYPALERLLGTERFRELAHAYFLHHPPRSPMLREIGSRLPRFLREEPDWAAPLPHRLVVDLARFEWAKISAFHAPEHPLPRREEMTTPEIRLFLQPHLSLLDLRYPVEAESPEALSPASAPLPKPRRVVVHRQGATVYHKLLPPEAFFLLGSFAKGLSLLQACERTAGRFPRLAPERARDWLQEWSSLGWLTTSPSPRASKTS, encoded by the coding sequence GTGAAGCCCACAAAGCCGACCGCTTCCTCGCCTCCCTCGCCCCGACCCCTGCCCCGGGCGGATAGCCTCGAGGAGCTCCGCGAGCTCCAGCGCCTCCTCTTCTCCTGCCTCACCAGGCCGCTCGGCCCGGAGGATCGGGTGCAAGGAGAACGCAATCCAGAGGAAAGCCTGGTTGCGCTGGCGGCGCGGCTCATCCGTCCCTCGGACCGGCTCGCCCCCTTCGATCGGCTCGAGATCTACCATCGCCAATACTGGCTCCGGCTCCGCGAGGCCCTCTCGGAGGACTATCCGGCCCTGGAGCGCCTGCTCGGCACCGAGCGCTTCCGCGAGCTCGCCCACGCCTATTTTCTCCACCATCCCCCCCGCTCCCCGATGCTCCGGGAGATCGGCTCCCGGCTCCCCCGCTTCCTCCGCGAGGAGCCCGATTGGGCGGCTCCCCTCCCGCACCGGCTCGTCGTCGACCTCGCCCGATTCGAATGGGCCAAGATCTCGGCCTTCCACGCGCCCGAGCATCCGCTTCCTCGCCGGGAGGAGATGACCACGCCAGAGATCCGGCTCTTTCTCCAGCCCCACCTGAGCCTCCTCGATCTCCGCTACCCGGTCGAAGCAGAGAGCCCGGAGGCGCTCTCCCCCGCCTCCGCTCCCCTCCCCAAGCCCCGCCGGGTCGTCGTCCACCGGCAGGGGGCAACCGTCTACCACAAGCTTCTCCCGCCCGAGGCATTCTTCCTGCTGGGCTCCTTTGCCAAGGGGCTTTCGCTCCTCCAGGCCTGCGAGCGGACGGCCGGGAGGTTCCCTCGCCTCGCTCCGGAACGCGCCCGGGATTGGCTCCAGGAATGGTCCTCGCTCGGCTGGCTGACGACCTCTCCCTCCCCGCGGGCCTCCAAGACTTCTTGA
- a CDS encoding phosphate-starvation-inducible PsiE family protein, producing the protein MELPETVLPRWEFGRGTVQKALLRFFRIAVAAAFNLIILLLLFGLGIEIVRSVWELAPTLVGAAPAWSFRNLVGRTLSLVVLLELLRAFVEYFQFDRIRLHVLLEAAAAFVLRELMLSLFDEKITGINVLIWSVAVVVLVLGRTVALFSPPLPGAAPKRTLPGTQPEEPEEKRPPAS; encoded by the coding sequence ATGGAGCTTCCTGAGACTGTCTTGCCGCGCTGGGAATTCGGTCGGGGAACGGTGCAGAAGGCCCTCCTCCGCTTCTTCCGGATCGCGGTCGCCGCGGCCTTCAACCTGATCATCCTCCTGCTCCTCTTCGGCTTGGGCATCGAAATCGTCCGGAGCGTCTGGGAGCTCGCCCCGACGCTCGTCGGAGCCGCCCCGGCCTGGAGCTTCCGGAACCTGGTCGGGCGCACGCTTTCGCTCGTGGTGCTCCTCGAGCTCCTGCGCGCCTTCGTCGAGTACTTCCAGTTCGACCGGATTCGCCTCCATGTGCTCCTGGAGGCGGCGGCGGCCTTCGTCCTGCGGGAGCTGATGCTCTCGCTCTTCGACGAGAAGATCACCGGCATCAACGTCCTGATCTGGAGCGTCGCGGTCGTCGTCCTCGTCCTGGGGCGGACGGTGGCGCTCTTTTCCCCCCCGCTCCCCGGCGCCGCGCCGAAGCGGACGCTCCCGGGAACGCAGCCGGAGGAGCCGGAGGAAAAGCGGCCGCCGGCGAGCTAG
- the hypB gene encoding hydrogenase nickel incorporation protein HypB, with the protein MCATCGCGGEGHEHAHAHDHHHGAGGGRRIDLEADLLEANAAFARQNREVFRRNGIFAVNLISSPGSGKTTLLVRTLEALREKIPMAVIEGDQQTELDAERIRATGVSVRQIQTGKSCHLDAHAVGHALEDLPLPVRGILWIENVGNLICPALFDLGEGKRVVILSVTEGEDKPRKYPEAFHGADLLLLSKADLLPYVDFSVEQCVEFAHRLRPGLDPLLLSAKTGEGLEEWLRWVEGGWLRAKASYHAEPVTR; encoded by the coding sequence ATGTGCGCCACTTGCGGATGCGGAGGAGAAGGACACGAACATGCCCATGCGCACGACCATCACCACGGGGCGGGGGGCGGGAGGCGGATCGACCTCGAGGCCGACCTGCTCGAAGCCAACGCCGCCTTCGCTCGCCAGAATCGGGAGGTCTTTCGCCGGAACGGCATCTTCGCGGTAAACCTGATCTCGAGCCCCGGCTCGGGCAAGACGACCCTTCTGGTGCGCACTCTCGAGGCGCTTCGGGAGAAGATCCCGATGGCGGTCATCGAAGGGGATCAGCAGACCGAGCTCGATGCCGAGCGGATCCGCGCCACGGGAGTTTCGGTCCGGCAGATTCAGACGGGCAAGAGCTGCCACCTCGACGCCCATGCGGTGGGCCACGCGCTCGAAGATCTCCCGCTCCCCGTGCGGGGGATCCTCTGGATCGAGAATGTGGGCAACCTGATCTGCCCGGCTCTCTTCGACCTGGGGGAGGGGAAGCGGGTGGTGATCCTCTCGGTGACCGAAGGGGAGGACAAGCCCCGCAAGTATCCCGAAGCCTTTCATGGAGCCGACCTTCTCCTCCTCTCGAAGGCGGATCTCCTGCCCTATGTCGATTTTTCCGTAGAGCAGTGTGTCGAGTTCGCCCATCGGCTCCGGCCCGGCCTCGACCCGCTGCTGCTCTCGGCAAAGACGGGGGAGGGGCTGGAGGAGTGGCTCCGCTGGGTGGAGGGGGGATGGCTTCGCGCAAAGGCTTCGTACCATGCGGAGCCGGTGACTCGTTGA